The following is a genomic window from Ancylothrix sp. D3o.
GGTTTATTAGGAGTCTTATTAGGTTGGTTGTGGCGGCGCGGCGCAGACTGGAATACCTCCATTATTCTCGGCACCCTAATCGCTTCATTTGGCGTATTTTTTCGGATTTGGTTAATGTCAATTTTGTTAGGCGAAGATTTGTGGGTCTATGTCACCACTCAAATTACCCAAATCGCCGAATGGATCTTTGAAAAATTAGGGCTTTTAGAACAACCCAGTTTAATAATTATTCAAATAATTGGGCTAATCTTAGTATTGATAAGTAATGCAGTTTATCTGTTTACCGTTCATCTTGCTGCTTGTCTGTTACTAGAACGCATCGGCAACCCCATCCCTGCACCGCCAATGTGGGTACAAGTTTTAATAGATGAGGAATAGTCAATAGTCCTTTGTCCCTTGTGAGGTTTTCTTTGTCCCAAGATTAATGACTGTTTGACCATTGACAAATGACCATTGACTATTGACAAATGACCAAATGTTGCAGATTTATACCGAATTAGAAAAAGGTTTATCTTGGGTAAAGCGCTATCGGGGTTGCCGGCCCGCCTTTGCCTGTATTTTAGGCTTCACAGAAACCGGCCTAATTCCCCATATCTCTGCTGCCGGTGCAACCCCAGAAGACCGGCGCTATACAGCAATTGCCGATGCAGAATTTTTGTATAATGGCCCCCAACCAAACCCCAGTTACCCTTTACCACCCTTAGACACCGGCATCTCCCCAGTTCTAATATCTCGCGCCGTCCTAGAATCCCAAAATATTCCCAGCTATTTATTCAATGCCGGTTTACCCATTCCTCCCACCGTCCCTGCCATTGATTTAGGAGGAAAACCGGCCCGCTGTCTCACCACCGGCAACGCCCTGGAAATATCCACAGTCAAACACCTATTTCAGCAAGGGCTGCTATGGGGAGAAAAACTTGCCCAACAACACCCTTATTTAATCATCGGTGAATGCGTAGTAGGCGGCACAACCACCGCCTTAGCCCTATTAACCGCACTCTCCATTCCCGCCGCCGGTAAAGTCAACAGTTCCCATCCCACCTGCAATCACAAACAAAAATGGCAAATTGTCACCCAAGGGTTCCAAAATTCTATCAACCTCAAGCCAAACGAACCATTTAACCTCGTCGCCGCCGTTGGCGATCCAATGCAGATTACCGTTGCCGGTATGGCAATTAGCGCTTCCCGAAAAGCCGGCGTTTTATTGGCCGGTGGCACCCAAATGTTAGCAGTTTATGCACTCTTGCAGAAAATCGCTCTCACATATCCCTTAGATTGGCGGCCCGAATCAATCGTCGTTGGTACAACCCGCTGGGTCGCAGAAGACCCCACCGGTGACACCGTAGGACTCGCTCGTTCGATTCCCTCGGTGTCTTTACTCGCCACACAACTTAGTTTTGCCCATTCTGCTTTTTCTGGTTTACAAGCATACGAAAAAGGTTTTGTTAAAGAAGGCACCGGCGCCGGTGGATGTGCAATTGCAGCCCACCTTTATCAAAACTGGAATCAAACTCAACTTCTCGATGCTATTGAAGCTTTAAATAAACGGACTTTCCTTTAAAAAAAACTCAAGAGTGAATTCTTCGGGCAAGTAACTGTTCTTCAAGTGCTGCAATCCGATTATACGCTGCCGTCAATTGAGCCGTTAAGCGCTGAATTTGAGTTTCTGGTGCGATATTTTGCTCGCTGTTGAGACCGTTTCTTTCGGGGTAATTACTATCAGAGAGTACGTCTTTGTGTTCAAAAGCAATATCAAGCAAACTATGGCTAGAATAGTGACCGCCGTTTTCATTCAAAACGCTTTTTAACGTTGCCTTAGCCGACACTTCCCCATCTGTGATCGCTTCCGAAATTTTGCTATTGAGTTGTTCCACCACTTGATAAAGCGCATCTACCTTATGAGTTAATGTACTTACTTGTGTTTGTAGTGTTTCCATCCGAATCCCCCCATGACTTAATTTCTTTTGATCAATTTTATAGAATATCTGGCCACAGTTTAATTATCTTTTAGATTATTTAACCTTTGACAGCAAACGATATGAAACGCAACCGTTGATACAATTTCTTAAATTTTTCTGTAACCAATTAGAAATTAAAAAAATAAAAATACATATATAAAGCTTTAAACCCATACACTGTAAAAAATTGCCCTAAAAGATATGTAGCTTTATTTATGGGAAAACTTACAGCAAACTCTTAAATTACGCATCCCAGTACAGGCAGACAATACGAACAAGCAAACCCAAAATTTTATAGATTGTCACGCATTCTCTGCCTAAAGGTTTAGAAAAATAATCATTTATATTGCATAATTTTAAACCCCGATAGATTGGCAAGCAGAAGAAAACAGTTAAAACACAACATCAAAAGCCTCGCTTTCTTCAAAATTTGAATTTATAGGTTAAATTGTTATGCAATTTATATGCAGCAAAATTGGGCAAAAACAAAATAAATCTTTGGGCCGAGGCGAGGTCAAGATAGAGCATGGTAGATTATATTAAGAAAAGTAACAAACTTGACGGCGGCTTTGACACACTTATTTGTAACCTGTCAATAAAATTGGAAACCGAGGAATATCAATGACACCAATCAGCCAACTGTCTCAGACAACCGCAGAAGCGCAACTACGAGAATTTTTCCGCGCCTCCGAGGGACAGTGGCGTTCAGAACGACGCTACTACACCCTGCCAGATGGAGAAACGCAAGAAATAGAAAGCTTAATTAAAGTAAAATTTTTAGAAGCCGGCCACGAGGATTTAATAGAGTTGGCAGCAAAACACCAACTAAGCGAAGGAGAAGTGCTGCTATGCGGAACAAGGGTTAGCTGGAAAAGCCATGAGACAGTTTCAGGACGCAAAAAGTCTGCCGGTTCCACCCTATTCGGAGTCAGAGGAAACCTACTCTACCGAGATCGGGGTTTTGCCACACCCAAACCCGTTACCGCAGAATACAGAATGCCAAATCCGCAAACCCTATGCCTGCGAACAGAGTACAATGGGTCTGTATTCGAGGAAGAACTTAAACAAATCGGCTACAAATACCGCACGCGGCAAACAATCATCTCGCGGGCGGGAGAACAACAGATGATTGGACAGTATTTAGAAAAACGCATTCTTTAAAAAGTGGATCGACGTTCTTTTATTTCCGGTGCCGGTATGCTTGCCCTCACTCAGCTAATGGCTGGGTGTGGGGGCCAAAACTCAGCAGCTTTGCGAGTCAGATTATTAAAAAATTCAATTCCGGGGCCGGTGTTGAATCAATTTCGCAAAAGCTTGGATCGTGGTTTAGTTTTAGACTTCAAAACCGAACCACAATTGCAAGAACTTTTTACCCAGCTTCAAACTTGGCAACAACCGCAGCCAAAAAACTCCCAAACCTCCTTTTTCTCGATTTCCCTTCCTTTTTTTAACTCCCAAGAATCCCCATCTCTACCGGATCTGGTTTCTTTGGGAGATTTTTGGTTAGCAACCGCAATCAAACAGAAACTCATTGAACCCCTAGATTTAAAAAATGTCCCCAATTGGGAAAAATTGCCTCAACGCTGGCGATCATTGGTAACAAGAAACAACAATGGAGAAGTTGATCCAAAAGGGCAAATATGGGCAGCGCCTTATCGTTGGGGAACCACATTAATTGCATATCGGCGCGATAAATTACAATCCTTGGGAATTAAACCCCTTCAAGACTGGGCGGATTTGTGGCAAGACGAACTAAAGGAAATGATATCTTTGCCCAATCAAGCCCGCGAAGTGATTGGATTAACTTTAAAAAAATTAGGAGAATCTTATAACACAAAAGAACTTGGGGAAGTTAAAAACTTAAAAGCAGAACTGCAAAAATTACACCGGCAAGTTAAACTTTACAGTTCCGGCGCTTATTTACAACCGCTGATTTTAGGAGATACTGCTGTTGCTGTTGGTTGGTCAACAGATATTTTGCCAATTGTGGCACAACAACAAAAAATTAGCGCTGTTATTCCTCAGTCGGGAACTTCAATGTGGGCTGATTTGTGGGTGAGGCCAAAAGGGGCACCGGCGGAGGTAAATTTGCGAGATAGCTGGATCGATTTTTGTTGGCAACCGCCGATAGCAACTCAGTTAAGCTTACGTTCCAAAGCTTCCTCGCCGGTGTTTGCCGGTTTAAAGAGTTCCGAATTTCCGAAAAATTGGCAATCGCAACCTTTATTATTTCCCGATGCTGAAATTTTCAAAAAGTCCGAATTTCTTTTACCCCTGCCAGATCAAACCCTCCAAGAGTATGAAAAATTATGGCGCGAAATTCGCTTAGGGTGATTGGCTAAGACGTGATTTGTTTGCTTTATTTATTGCGGCGGATGAAGAGATCAAGAAACCGGGTTTATTTTCCCTAGCAGAAATTTCTCTGTGGTTGCCCTCTTATCGCCGGCCACCCGCAGGAGTAACGGTACTATCTAAACAAATACGACAGAGGGGAGAATTAACATCACCACCGCAAGTATAAGCCGCCAAAAAATTACCTTGGGGGTTAAAAATTCTGAGATTATAACGATAATCCCAAGCTACCAAGCCAAATTTATTAACAATTTGATAACGTTCCAGATAATTTAATAAACTCCAATATTGCCGATTTACAAACATATCAACTCGTCCCGGTTCGTTGCCGGTGGGTGCATAAGCCAGCCAACTTGTAATTAGTTTGCCCCCATAAATATCTTGGGCAAACCATAAACTCGGTGTTGTTAAGCCTTGTTGAGAAATGGTTTGATTGCTTATAACACCGGCCCCATTTGAGGCTGATAATGACCTAGTTAAACGAATATCTGGCGCTACACTCACCGGACGCGGCGCCCCACAATCTTTTTGAATAACTTGGTCTAAAGTCACTTCGGGAATAAACTCTTGCACCGGCGGAACTTGTGCGAAAACCTTTGAAGTGCCGGTAAGCATCAAACAAAAACTCAATAAAACAAAGTGCCGGTTAATCATCATGGCATCCTTTAGGGCGTGGATAGTTTTTAGACGGCGAAACCTAACCCCAAAGCCGTCTTCCTTCTTGACTCTTCAAACGCTCGTGAGTATCCTGTAACAAACGCGGAATTTCCAAATTTTCAGGACAACGAGGTAAACACTCTCCACACTCCGTACATCGGCTTGCCTTCACCCCCCAAAACCAATGACCGGCATTTTCAAACATCCGATAACGATACTTTCCAAACTCCTCCATTTCATAGGCTAAAGCCAAATTGCGTAACCGCAAAACTTCGGGTATATTAATTTCTTCAGGACAAGGCAAACAAGCCATACACTGACTACATTTGTCAGTTCCCAAAACCTCCGCCGCGTG
Proteins encoded in this region:
- a CDS encoding extracellular solute-binding protein, with the translated sequence MDRRSFISGAGMLALTQLMAGCGGQNSAALRVRLLKNSIPGPVLNQFRKSLDRGLVLDFKTEPQLQELFTQLQTWQQPQPKNSQTSFFSISLPFFNSQESPSLPDLVSLGDFWLATAIKQKLIEPLDLKNVPNWEKLPQRWRSLVTRNNNGEVDPKGQIWAAPYRWGTTLIAYRRDKLQSLGIKPLQDWADLWQDELKEMISLPNQAREVIGLTLKKLGESYNTKELGEVKNLKAELQKLHRQVKLYSSGAYLQPLILGDTAVAVGWSTDILPIVAQQQKISAVIPQSGTSMWADLWVRPKGAPAEVNLRDSWIDFCWQPPIATQLSLRSKASSPVFAGLKSSEFPKNWQSQPLLFPDAEIFKKSEFLLPLPDQTLQEYEKLWREIRLG
- a CDS encoding DUF2232 domain-containing protein, which translates into the protein MSDEITHNLDDPQNNSATSESESQSNLNPQSETDTNPVLPPTGTPLVMVETAFLASTASLIWVINYYLPLGPVLRILFPVPIALVYLRWGKRAAWMSALVSGLLLSVLMGPTRSILFVIPFGLLGVLLGWLWRRGADWNTSIILGTLIASFGVFFRIWLMSILLGEDLWVYVTTQITQIAEWIFEKLGLLEQPSLIIIQIIGLILVLISNAVYLFTVHLAACLLLERIGNPIPAPPMWVQVLIDEE
- the cobT gene encoding nicotinate mononucleotide-dependent phosphoribosyltransferase CobT, whose product is MLQIYTELEKGLSWVKRYRGCRPAFACILGFTETGLIPHISAAGATPEDRRYTAIADAEFLYNGPQPNPSYPLPPLDTGISPVLISRAVLESQNIPSYLFNAGLPIPPTVPAIDLGGKPARCLTTGNALEISTVKHLFQQGLLWGEKLAQQHPYLIIGECVVGGTTTALALLTALSIPAAGKVNSSHPTCNHKQKWQIVTQGFQNSINLKPNEPFNLVAAVGDPMQITVAGMAISASRKAGVLLAGGTQMLAVYALLQKIALTYPLDWRPESIVVGTTRWVAEDPTGDTVGLARSIPSVSLLATQLSFAHSAFSGLQAYEKGFVKEGTGAGGCAIAAHLYQNWNQTQLLDAIEALNKRTFL
- a CDS encoding phycobiliprotein lyase, translating into MTPISQLSQTTAEAQLREFFRASEGQWRSERRYYTLPDGETQEIESLIKVKFLEAGHEDLIELAAKHQLSEGEVLLCGTRVSWKSHETVSGRKKSAGSTLFGVRGNLLYRDRGFATPKPVTAEYRMPNPQTLCLRTEYNGSVFEEELKQIGYKYRTRQTIISRAGEQQMIGQYLEKRIL